CCCTATGACTTATTTGGGACTTCCTTTAGGGAGTGCCTCGAGGGCGTCTGCGATGTGGGATTCAGTTATCAAAAAAATAGAGCGAAGATTGGCGGGATGGAAGAGGTTGTACTTGTCAAAAGGTGGAAGGACTACattgataaagagtacactCTCTAACTTACCTACCTACTTTTTGTCTCTTTTTCCAATACTAGCAAGTGTGGCGGTTCGTATTGAGAAGCTCTAACGAGATTTCTTATGGGGGGCCTTGGGGGAGGAGTTCAAATTCCACTTGGTTAAGTGGGAGCAGGTGTGTCGTCCTATATCAAGGGGAGGCTTAGGGGTTCGAAACCTAAGGATGTTCAACCGAGCGCTATTAggcaaatggctttggagatttGCCAACGAACATGATTCTCTATGGAAACTGGTGGTTGCGAAGAAGTATGGAGGTCTATGGGGGGAGTGGTGCACTAGAGAAGTAAGGGGAGCTTATGGTGTGGGGTTatggaaacatataagaagaggatgggggGTCTTTAATCGACATGTAAAGCTTCGTGTGGGCACGGGTTCAAGAATCAAATTCTGGAGAGATGTATGGTGTGCTAGTAGGGCCTTGAAAGACTTGTACCCTCCTCTGTTCCAATTGGCTAGAGATAAGGAGGCTTCAGTGGCAGAAATCATGGAGTTAGAGGGGGGTCAGATTCTTTGGAACATTAATTTTAGTAGGGCTGCACAAGACTGGGAACTAAGTATATTTGAGGACTTCTACAGCCTCATATACTCCATAAGACCCAATAGCCAGCAAGAGGATGTGTTGAGGTGGTCTCTAACAGACAAATGTATTTTTTCTGTTCGCTCTTTCTATAAGACCCTCACCCAGGAGCCCACCTCTCCTTGTCGCTTGAGAAAAATTTGGAGAAATAAGGCTCCTCCTAAAGTATCATTCTTTGTGTGGACTGCATCCTTGGGAAAGATACTACAGAGAATCTGAGGAAAAGAATGATCATTATCGCggactggtgttgcatgtgcaaaaGAGGGGGAGAGCCAGTCGACTATCTCCTTCTACACTGTGATACGGTAAGGGTCCTTTGGAATGAGGTATTCTCACGACTGGAtatggcttgggttatgcctaaaaCTGTGGAGGCGGCATTGGCTAGCTGGTCAAATATAAGGGGTAGAAAACCAATTAAAGCTAtctggaagatgatccctctatACATCATGTGGTGTGTATGGCGGGAGCGAAATGAGAGGACCTTTGAGGACCAAGAAAGATCAGTAGAGgagcttaaacttttatttttcagaacaCTTTATAACTGGGCTATTGCTGTGGATTTTGATGGCATGGCCATGcgtgattttcttgtctctaatgtgcctacctagttagggcgTTAGAGTTGTAATACTGGCTTTGccattgatcaataaaatttttttatttatcaaaaaaaaaactagtccTTGGTCCCCCTTAGATGGATACCATTGGATATAGAATCTTTATTGATATAATGGTTTTTCTCTATGCTTTTCAGATCCTGCTGCAAGTGCTGATTTAGCTGTAGTTTTAATGCAAGAAGGATTAGCGCATGTCTTCCTTGTTGGTAAAAGGTATGCATGAATTCATTGTGGCATTTTTAATCCATTTAAGTTTCTATTTTGTCAAGGAGGCACTTTTTTATTCCAAGTGTAATGCCCCaagggagattgtgatacctcatatgataaggataagaatAGGTGGTGAATGgaatcccacattacttggcaaggagaagttcttgctctttataaagcTCCAATaggactccaattgtatcattgactagtctttcTGGAATATAGGTGTAACACCCCATTCCCataggatagagacgttactaacaaacatgataaaatgcccggtaaagagactcattactctaaaagacctcatttattgaaagaaacttaattgaaaggatataaatagtcttgaaacttaaaaatgaataaagcaaaacatgagctagtcttaaacaagactagttattgaaatgacataaaagaaacttaatccttgtgtaaaagacacttattcatctctaagtccttatactaaatctactcctggccatccagctctgcatcatcataatcaccatctgtggcaatcaacatagaagaaaacaaaaagacaaacaacaaaaatgagtcgaatactcagtaataatacatcataccgtaaaatactatctagcttagcataaaattgatttttttaaagccttatcataactttcatataacattcatggattaCATGAACGGAAAcattcataatcatggcaacatgaagcgtgaatgcatgagtaacttgtttatcttgaattgtacttatttcatggtgaaccatgcttcacttaacttgcataacatgaagtgaaacatgcttgagtccgtgtttcacttatcttgcttgacgtggagtgaaacacgcttgagtccgtgtttcacttatcttgcttgacgtggagtgaaacacgcttgggtctgtgtttcacttatcttgcttgacatgaagtgaaacatgcttgggtccatgttcacttaacttgcatgacatggattgaaacacgcttgagtccgtgtttcacttaacttgtggtaaccacgcttgagtccgtggtaccgtcttagcatgactatggtaaacacgcttgggtccgtgctaccctaaaatgtttatctttcttaatgcatgataattttcttggacttcataaacttttctagcatggcatattcttgtacatggcatggcataacatgatatattcttgtacatggtatagcatagcatgacatggcctaacatgatttaatcattttatgacatttcatggcatgcatgatctcaaaactacatgaatatggcatacatgatctggctatttattacatggcatgcttgacttaggttattgcatgaacaatacatggcatacatggtctaagcactacatgaatgaagcatgcatgatctggctattttaattcatagaatacctatcttaaattattatatgatcatatcatggcttccatgtgattttagtaacattcaatccatcaatcaacaatccataaaagcataacacatatataggcttactttcatgtaaatcatcataattcatagaagttcatgaaagcgatctaaccttgacttggctcttagctcaacgtagataaccatcaaaaccatatcatattaccatacccaattataatatttacattacacatacatttatatgatcatattatttacctcttagcgATGCTTCCGAAAActcacgtcgtagctcgtgacctatacgaggcactagacgttactaatctttctagaaaacgttttgtagcaatctaattatttaaaatcttaccatagagataatataatgaatattcaaatataaaaagattacctaaaataatattattccaaagctcatatgataatcttaataattttataaaacttagtTAAAGGTCAATTGAAATATTAGCTAAGATAACAAActgaaacaatataaaagaattctttaaagtatgcttaaaagcccttcaatatattgtataaaagaATGAGTCTaagactaatatatttatttaagtgaaactTTGGTCTGATTTAAGTTTCAGCCCAGCCCCAATTACAGAAAACATTTAAGGTTACTAGAACAGTTTCTGTAAATACAACCAGCCCAATAAAATAATCAAGCCCACAAGAAATCAACTCACTTATCAAATAAAACAAGTTTCTGAAATATACTAGAATCAAgcccaatttaaaacaaaagtccATATTAATGAAACATGTCTAATAAACCTCAAGCCCAGCCCACAAGGAAAAATAGCCCACGTATATGATCaggtttaaaatataaagtctgCCTAGTTACTAGAGGGTAAAGAGGTAACTTCACCAAAAGTTCCTTTATGAGGCAGTTTAAAGAAAGGTTAGGTGCAGTGGGTTGAAGGGCATTTGTGTAATAACCAAAACTTGCATGTGCTTTTcagtaaagtaaaagaaataagaggATATGAACAAAGCAAAAAATCATTTGCTGGAGAAAGCAGGCCAGCGATGGGATCTAAGGCTTGCTAAGGAAAGGTAATGTgtgacaagagagagagaaaaaggtgGCAGACTGCAGTGGCTTACCAGATAGTGGGGTGTTCAACGAAGTGGTTGACTGGCAGTGTCTGTGCAGATCTCAAGGTGCTCTGATGAGGTGGCTgggtaaaagaaaagaaggggctGCACGAGtgctatccttttcttttccctctttgtCAACTAAAATTTCTGAAACATTATTCTGAGGGTCTGGTGAGATTTTATAAAGGTGAGGGAAAGGGTTACGTCAGTTTTCAGGAGATTAGCTAAGAGTTTTCAGGAGATTAGCTAGAGCTTTCAGGGGATTAGCTAGATCTGATTTGGTTTTGATCTTAgaatcttttcaaaaatttttaaacctaTCCGATAATAACAGAGAATACAAGATAAAAGGAAACCACCCTAAAAAACTAATTAATCTAGTTCATTATCTTATTTAACAAATAGATAATTATAAGCAtctgaagataaataaataagtaattaataaaagcaataaatataatcagaacataactaaataattctAACTGCATTAACCTAAATaattccaattgtatcattgactagtctttttggaatataggtcatgtggtttgggccttccattaggGCGTTGTATAGGCTCAAGCCACATCTgggcttatactccaaaaggactagtcaatgattaCCATTGGAAGGAGATATTACCATTAATTTGTTGGAATTGGTGGAAACTAATGGGCCAGAAAGACTATTTTTAGCcattataataaaatgaaatttcttAATATGTATAATCTTCTGTTTCAGACATTAGAGTGTCCTTTGGGTATTTAGGGtcattagtaatttagttcCAGCAGTAAGCCAATGGTGTCTATCTCGAGCAGTGCCTCCTGCCCCCATAAGAATGGTGCAGATATTGTGGTCATAGGTTCGAAACCTTGGGTATACATAGCACTAGGCAATTTTGTTTCCCAAAAAGAGTAGTAGTAAGTTTCAGATGTAGTTTTATGCTGGCAACCAGGATTCATCTAGAAGAAAATTGTCTTTGATATATGTGGATAAtagttcaaaatttttatttctccttttctGTATTTGTtgttaaatctttttataatatttttttttggtgggcAGGGTTCATAAATTTGTTCCCATTGCTGGTTATGAGTCAGTAGGTTTTTGACTCTGATCATCATAAACCGAaagtgtttatatatttattgccAATGCAGTTAGGTATTCACCATCTTTAAATTGACCCAGTGAAAGACTGATCTTTGAACATTTAACTTTAGGTTGTGGGtttaaatctctctctctctctctctctcgctctctctctctctctctctcaggtgGTTATCATTGTTTCTCATCTATTAGTTCCAAGTCTAGGTGGTCTATGGCCACTGAAATTGACTGGTGGTTAACAGCGAAACCAAATAATCCTGTTAAACAATGGATTTAGCTACCTTGGGGTTGATATAAAGGTGGATAAGTAAATCTAgattgtcatatatatatatatatatatatatatatatatatttatatatatatatatatatatgcgaatCATGTGTTTTCTGCCTTTCTGTCAGTTAAATATTACAATCTTACATCTCAATGGTATCTTCGAGAGTAGTACTAATttatattatgacatatataacAGTGTCACAGTTACTCGTTCACGGATAGAAACATCAATTCCTCGGAAACATGGACCTGCTATTGCTGGTTACGAATCGGTaggttcatttattttttgggaaCATATCTTCTCTTCAAGGTCGTTGTTTTCAAATGACAAGGTAGTTCTGAGAACGTATGATTTCTTGCTGGCTGAGAAAACTTCTATCTTTGGCAGGCTCTGAATAAGTTCTTTGAGAATGTATTACAGGTTAGTTCAATTTTTGAGCTCTGGCACCCTAGCTTGTAACACTACATCAGAATCAAAAATGTTTTCCCATTTCAATTTTAGGGgagcctttctttcttttaagaaGTTTTATGAGTAGGTCGTTGGGTGTTCCACCACTTCTAATGGGTTTTGTTAAACTATGTTTTAGGCTTTCTTGAAACATGTTGATTTCGCTGTTGTCCGGTGTGCGGTGATTGCAAGTCCAGGCTTCACAAAGGTCTGGCATAATTATTATGCTTCTTccatctttaatttttaattactgtTATCAATATTGTTTTATCAAATCGGTAATTAGTTCCATTGTTATTGTATTCCCCACTTAATCTGcaactaatattttatgtattatgTTCCTTTATGCTTCAGGACCAGTTTCATCGTCACTTATTGTTGGAGGCAGAAAGAAGACAGCTCAGACCTATTATCGAGAACAAGTCACGGATAGTTCTTGTGCATACAACATCAGGATACAAGTATGgtcattattttctttgcttctgGTGCTCACAGTTCCTAGAGCAGTAATGAGATGGTCTGCCGTcacaacttttctttttctttttttgataaataaacaaattatattgatcaatGGCAAGGCCAGTATTACAACTCTAACGTAGCAGAGGTAACTGGAATTTGAAATATAGTAATCTGTAGGGCATGTTGATGTAGCTGTGGATGGAAGTTCCATATTTATTATGTCCCAATATGCATCTTTATACAACTCGAATTTTGTTGTCACAGTTTATGCTAGTATAAGAAATGACCCGGTAGTCTGCAAGACATCTGGTCCTATCACATAATTCACATTGTAAAGTTGTCCTAACTGCACCTACACTATGATCTAGAAGGGTACATAGCATAGCATTCTCTAACACTCCCTTGGATCATATATGTCAAAGTCTCGCTTGGAACATATAGACTCTTAACTTACTTCTTCATGATGACTATGTAAAGATATCAGCTAGTTGGTCTTCATATTTCACAAGTGGTGCAGTCATGTCTCCACTTAGTATCTTGTCTCATACACAGTTACAGTCTACTTTCACTAAACTAGCATGCTTAGacgttgctcttgtatatgttccatatacttgggctctttcctattcttatgatcaataaaatcttgtttacaGATAAAAAGAAGTTATAGTCTACTTGAATATACTTGTTACATCATAGTAGCATAGGAGAAGGTGCCAGGTAATCTAATTTGAATAAAGTGTCGTAACCTATTCAATTTGCTAGCTGTATGAGCCATTGCTCAGTACTCAACTTCTGCACTCAATCGGGCAAACACACTTGCCCATTACTCTTCCATGATATCAAATTTCCTCCTCAAAAGGTACAATATCCTGTGGCGGATCTTCTATCTAAGGGTGATCCTGCCCTATCTGCATCAGTGAAGCCTTCCACTCTAAGCCATTTTTCCTAGACATGGAGCTCTCTTCTGTtattaaatgatatgaatagcagcatcccaatgtgagaGTCTAGGGGCTTCCAAGAATTGACTCAGTACATTTACAGCATGTGAGATTGAGATATCTAACCTTTTGATGGTGAGGGAATTAATTTTTCCCTCCAATCAATCCTCTATAATAGTATCTATAAATAAGGCTTCTTCGTCTCTcattaattattgatttgtGTGCATATGAATGTCAATCTGGTAATGCCTCTAGATTTCTTAGATTCTTGGCTACCGTAGGGTTCGCCTCCCCTTGAATCATGTCTTCTACGAGGTATATTGCCACCTTGACTACTACTCCCTCATGTTCTGCCATCATCACAAGAGGAAATAAGAGCAGACTCGGAATGGACTTCATTTTCGGGAGAGTATAACACTGAAATCACAAGTAAACCTCATGAAAAGAGGGAAGATTGAAGCTAGACGAGATCTATGCATAAAAGGGCTCATAGTCAGATTTCATGCTTGTGAGAGAATGAACATCATCCAAATCATGGTGTTACAACTTCATACGGGTGATATCAGTGGGGAGGAGGGGCTGATACATATTCCTCTCCTCTAAAACACCCATGACCCTGATAACAGGAAAATTGTTTCTTAGTGTTGGGTTCTATACTGCTAGTCATGAGGGACGTAATCAGATTATCCTCTTGATCCCATAAAGTTGGTATAGTTGAAGTAGTGGAGGTATTAAAGGTAGCCAAACTACTTGTATCACCAGAGGAATCAATGGTAGCCAAGATAGATTTCAGCTTGTCAAACAAGAGCCAATCAAATAATCGTTTCCTGCACAAGAAAATCTCTATTGACCATGCtcaacaaatataattttttccatgAACTTAAAATATGTCATTGAGAGTTAGGACTCGAGATGGAAGAGATAAGCTCATATCTAGTACTCATATtatcaaacacaaaatagaaAACTCAGGAACACACAAGTGGAGAGAGGCAAGGAATTACCTCAAGATGCCTTTAAATGAGCTATATAGCTCCTGACCTGCCCAAGGAGGAGGAAGCGGTTGAAATATGAAGAACCAACCAGCATACAAAATGCTGAAGTTGAACAACCCAGGGTCACAACAACCTAAAAGCATGATGAAGAAAGTagggagaagaaagaaggaaaaagggggAAAGTAAACGAAAGTAAAAACATTTTGAAGAATCAACCATAACCAAAGAAAAATCCAAATcccatgctctgataccatagtagTTATAAAGGGAAATAGAAGTGTACAAGAGAAGGAGCTGATTTGACTGTACAGCCCTCATCAAGACTATCTTCTAGAAGTTACAATAATATCTTCTAGAAGCGTTTAATATAGCATAGCATTCTCTAACATGATGGAATGAAAATTCTTGTGAAATTGGTTAAGGGGAccactttcttaaaaaaataaaataataaataaaaaaaaggcaaaTAATGCCTCTTTTCTGCATTGATTCTTCAATTTTTGACAACCCTCCTTGTGTCATTTTTTGTGCATGCAATATTGTTACATAGCAAGTACTTCATATGGTTTGTCTTCTCTAGTAATCAGCATATGAAGCTCATTCAATTTTTTGCAAGCATTATGTTTATTATCACTAATTGCGGTCTTTTATTCTCGAGCATTATGTTTATTATCACTTAATGGCTGTCTTTTATTCTAGTGGAAGTATCACCTGACTTGAAATTTTTTCATACAGACATAGTTTGAGAGAGGTTTTGGATGCGACAAATGTTATGAGTATGATAAAAGATACTAAAGCAGCACAAGAGGTATGTAGACTCAGTGTAGTTGAAATGTTTTGTTTGTCAGCTTTACTTTGGTAGGAAGTTGTAGTTTCTTTTACTAGCAATTGTTTTACCTCTAGTTTTGTGTTGGTTTCAACATACTTTATCCAATCTTGGTTCTTTAACCTGGCAATAACAATTTTTATTCACTGTTGTTTTCAGGTTCGAGTGCTCAAGGATTTCTTCAACATGCTTTCAAACGTCAGTTTTTTATCTTCAGTAGTGATGTTTTTAACATTTGATAGTGTATTTCATCTCTGTCATAACTGAGATGCCTAGTCGCAAATTACAGACGATGgtctcttttttaaaatcatgaaaactagcCCCATTGAAAACAATAACAGAGGTCCAAAGAAATAAGGTGTGAAAATAGAAACATCTAAGTTCATACAAAGAGTGTTCCTGGTCTTCAAAACCTCGATCATTACTTTTgagccaaatgcaccacatgagACTTGGAGGATTCATTTTCCACATGGCAACAATTTTGGGGTTGCCCTAACCAAGAAGGCAATCtaccaccctcctaggcatcacccaatCCTATTAGAAATCTCATCGCATAAAACccttgccacctcacaatgaagtagTAAATGGTTCACAGAGTCACCACATATtttgcacatatagcaccaaACCATAACAATGAGCCAATTCAGACAATTTTCCCATGGGAAGCCATCCAACCAAGGAAATAAACTTTGGAAGGCACCTTCTCCAAATGCACTTTCGAGTGCAAATTGGTTGGAAAGACAGTTTGAATAGGATGAGGTTCATCATGTGACAAGAGGGATGACTAAAGACAAAGCTCCTGGACCGGATGGCTTCTCCATGCCTTTCTTTCAGGCTTGTTGGGACTTTGTTAGAGAGGATGTCATGAAGGCTTTTCATTCACTTTATTCTTTCAAGAAGCATGAGAAAAGCCTTAACGCAACCTTTATTGCTCTAATCCCGAAGAGGGTCGGGGCCTCAGATGTGAAGAATTCTCACCCCATCAGGCTAATGAAGGGGGTGTATAAGATCACATCCAAGGTTCTTGCCAATCGCATGAACAAAATTATGGTGAAGTTTATCTCAAAGCATCAAAACGCatcacagttttttttttttttttttttaatcaaatcatTTTCTTATGTGCAGGATCCTTCACGCGCATGCTATGGACCAAAGCATGTTGAGGTCGCCCATGAACGATTGGCTATTCAAACACTTCTCCTCACAGACGAGCTTTTCAGGTTAGCATTATGAGGGTGATTCCAATATTTTGGACTTCAGTGCTGGCTCATTCCAAATCCCTAGTATACTACTATTTGATTGATAAAAAAACCTTTTCACTTGGATGTTTCACCCATGTTTGCTGAACTTACCCAGTTATGGTCCACTACGATTCGTATAGTGCATTTGATGGTTTGAAAGTTTATATGCgtgtatttttataaataaaagagcACAGACCACTGTCTTTTTCCTTGCTGAAATGCACAGAAGCTATAAGACTTCCTTTCCTGTAGTTGGTATTTTAGCTGATTGTTTAATCCTCTGATCCGTTATAACTGACCTCATTTATGGAGTTTAGAAGTTGATATTATAATTGACTTATTGTCATTAGGAAATAAAGATGtcttctaaaatttaaaattggtgTTCATCATCCTGGTTTTGTCAACATCTTTTGTAAATGGCTGATGTGGACCATGTGGTATATTTTAAGTGGCTTTCCATTTAATTGGTTGACATGGGGGAGTCATTTAAAATAGGTTATCAGCCCCTTTTGTGACTGAAGATGGCAAATCTTAGGATCTAGAGTTGCATTGCTCAAAAAACAATTTCTATAACCTTTGATGCAACAAAGCCcagtgatttttcttttttctttcttttctttttttttttttaaagaatcaGCAGATTCTGAACCTTTTGAAGAGGGCTAGAGAGGATAAATAGGATGTTATTTCATTTTGCAAAATATATAAAGCATGGCAAGTTGCAGCTAGTGATTTTGTAATATAATCATGTGAACTTAAGTTTTTACTCAGTAGACATGCCATGTTGCAGTTACAATTTCTAGATTGATACAGAGTCCCTCCCCCCTTCTCTTCTCTAATATGGTCAAGAGTTATTATCATCTTCACTGGCTGCATAACTCCATTTTGCCATGCCGTTGTCATTATTTTTTTGCCATGGGACTCTGGAATGCCATATTATGCCATTAGAAAAGTTTGCTACTCGGATAAGTACCAATAGTACATGGCCAAAAGAGAACAACAATTTCAGTAACGAAGATCTGTGTGTGCAGGAATACTAATACTGCAGCTAGGCGAAAGTATGTCAATCTGGTCAACTCGGTAAAGGATTCAGGGGGCACTGTTCACATATTTTCATCTTTGCATGTCTCGGGAGAACGTGAGTATTGTTTATATTATGCTATATGAGCTtgcaaaacatacataattgaAAAACTATGATAGACTAGAATGTTAAGAGAAAGATGTTGTCTAggtttccttctctcttttatttgaCAGTTTCCTTTGATTATCGTTCATTACAGAACTGGCGAATATAACTGGCATTGCTGCAATCCTTCGCTTCCCACTGCCCGACCTTGAAGACCTAGAGATGTGATTGTGAAATGGAGAGTGATGGTGTATTCTCTTCTCAAATGGCACCAacgtattattattgttattattgtcattgttattaacttatcaagaaaattagtttcagcatcattattattattgtgattaTTATGTAATAAAGGTTGCCACCGGTGACTGGAGCTTCGAGGGTGGTGGTTCTTGTGGGGTGGATAGAGGGGTTCACTAGCAGAATAATGTAGGGACTTGTATCATATAATAGGCAGTGCTCACTTGATTTTGCTTttcacaaaaattttatttgaacttttCAAGTCCACTCTCATAAACACTAATAAAAACGTATCTCAATAATTTTGATTCAAACAATTTCTTGTTTTCCAAACACATtcacaaaattcaataaataaataaataaatcaaaatttgtTTCCCAAAAGTtggaaaatattctaaaaactCTACTGAACAAATGTGACTTATCTTccaaaagaataattaaaaaaaaattaaaaatgtcgGCTGGAGTTATTAGAGTGGCCAAAAGTGATCATCATGGGAGAGAGGATGATATTATAACCTTTAAGTGATAAACCATTGTACAAAATCTGTCTTCATTTGAGTGACATCAAAACTCTACAATCTACCTGTTTGGCTCACGCATCAATATGGTGTCCAACCATTTTGGTTTGGAtgcttaaatttaaattattttattttaatttatataatcattataatttttataaatttttacataaaatgtaataaataatttaatttttttaaattttaaaataaaattaatattaaaaaattatattataataatattttatttaatttttaattaaatatttcatctcatctaaattaCATAACTAAACGAGGCATTGATTGTCGACCAAGTCCAACCATCTTGTTATCTTTCTACTTTTCTTAAATGTGGATTCAAAATAGGGGACATGAATTTCTCATTTGAAAGTTTATGGTCCATGTTTAAGTCTAGATGAGAGTAAATAACCTCGTTTGAATTACTCATTTTATTACACGAAAAAGTTCTTTTCTAATAAAGAAAGGAGTTCCTACATTTCTAGACGACTAACTAAAGCCAAAACGTCATGCCTTGTTTAAACGCAAGTCTTGGTTTTTCAGGTATTTTTTATAGGCGTGTGGTGTGAAGTGGTAAATAGTAATTGatgagaag
This genomic interval from Carya illinoinensis cultivar Pawnee chromosome 2, C.illinoinensisPawnee_v1, whole genome shotgun sequence contains the following:
- the LOC122300266 gene encoding protein PELOTA 1; translated protein: MKIVRKDIVRDGPGSVKMVPVDSDDLWFAYNLIATGDSVMAVTVRKVLRQAASGGRDAERVKLKLEIKVEEVADYDTSGAVLRIRGKNILENEHVKIGAFHTLELELHRPFVLRKDVWDSLALDVLQQASDPAASADLAVVLMQEGLAHVFLVGKSVTVTRSRIETSIPRKHGPAIAGYESALNKFFENVLQAFLKHVDFAVVRCAVIASPGFTKDQFHRHLLLEAERRQLRPIIENKSRIVLVHTTSGYKHSLREVLDATNVMSMIKDTKAAQEVRVLKDFFNMLSNDPSRACYGPKHVEVAHERLAIQTLLLTDELFRNTNTAARRKYVNLVNSVKDSGGTVHIFSSLHVSGEQLANITGIAAILRFPLPDLEDLEM